The Pseudodesulfovibrio senegalensis genome contains the following window.
AGAGCACGCAACGGTCCACATGGCAGCCTTCAAGGGCCATGAGGCTTCGATAGATGGCTTCCGGGTCCTTGTCGCGCAGGTCGTTCGCGGCACGAAAGCCGAGGCGGTAGAGATCGTCGGCAATGCTCGGCCCCACGCCCGGAATGCGTTGCAGGTCCGCCAGAGCGGCGTCCCGGTCCGGCATGGCTACTTGAT
Protein-coding sequences here:
- a CDS encoding helix-hairpin-helix domain-containing protein gives rise to the protein MPDRDAALADLQRIPGVGPSIADDLYRLGFRAANDLRDKDPEAIYRSLMALEGCHVDRCVLYVFRCAVNFVTNDEQDPDRLNWWHWKDDKN